The following are from one region of the Corylus avellana chromosome ca1, CavTom2PMs-1.0 genome:
- the LOC132175241 gene encoding guanine nucleotide-binding protein subunit beta yields MSVAELKERHAAATETVSELRERLKQKRLSLLDTDVAGYARSQGRTPVSFGPTDLVCCRTLQGHTGKVYSLDWTSEKNRIVSASQDGRLIVWNALTSQKTHAIKLPCAWVMTCAFSPTGQSVACGGLDSVCSIFNLNSPTDKDGTLPVSRMLSGHKGYVSSCQYVPDEDTHLITSSGDQTCVLWDITTGLRTSVFGGEFQSGHTADVLSVSINGSNSRVFVSGSCDGTARLWDTRVASRATRTFHGHEGDVNSVKFFPDGNRFGTGSDDGSCRLFDIRTGHQLQVYNQQHGDNDVPHVTSIAFSISGRLLFAGYANGDCYVWDTLLAKMVLNLGSLQNSHEGRISCLGLSADGSALCTGSWDTNLKIWAFGGHRRVI; encoded by the exons ATGTCCGTAGCGGAGCTCAAGGAGCGCCACGCGGCGGCCACGGAGACGGTGAGCGAGCTCAGGGAGCGACTCAAGCAGAAGCGGCTCTCGCTGCTGGACACGGACG TGGCGGGGTACGCGAGGTCGCAGGGCCGGACACCGGTGAGCTTCGGACCCACGGATCTGGTCTGCTGTAGAACACTGCAGGGTCATACAGGCAAG GTGTATTCATTGGATTGGACTTCTGAAAAGAATCGAATTGTCAGTGCATCTCAAGATGGTCGGTTGATTGTGTGGAATGCTTTAACAAGCCAGAAAACTCATGCCATAAAGCTGCCTTGTGCATGGGTTATGACTTGTGCTTTCTCACCGACTGGTCAGTCTGTTGCCTGTGGTGGTCTTGATAGTGTCTGCTCTATCTTTAACCTGAATTCCCCAACAGACAAGGACGGAACTTTACCAGTTTCAAGAATGCTTAGTGGGCATAAGGGTTATGTTTCCTCCTGTCAATATGTTCCAGATGAGGACACTCACCTAATCACCAGTTCTGGCGATCAAACATGTGTTTTGTGGGATATTACTACAGGCCTCAGGACTTCTGTTTTTGGAGGTGAATTTCAGTCTGGACACACTGCAGATGTACTAAG TGTCTCGATCAACGGATCAAATTCAAGAGTGTTTGTATCTGGTTCCTGTGATGGTACTGCCCGTTTGTGGGATACTCGTGTTGCAAGTCGAGCAACGCGGACATTTCATGGACATGAGGGAGATGTTAATTCTGTGAAGTTCTTTCCAGATGGCAATAGATTTGGAACTGGTTCGGATGATGGAAGTTGCAGGTTATTTGATATCAGAACTGGGCACCAACTCCAAGTATACAATCAGCAGCATGGTGATAATGATGTCCCACATGTGACCTCCATTGCATTCTCCATATCAGGAAGACTTCTCTTTGCTGGATACGCAAATGGCGATTGCTATGTGTGGGACACATTATTGGCAAAG ATGGTTTTGAACTTGGGATCTCTCCAAAACTCACATGAGGGCCGGATTAGCTGCTTGGGTTTGTCAGCTGATGGAAGTGCATTATGTACAGGAAGTTGGGATACAAACCTAAAG ATATGGGCTTTTGGAGGGCATAGGAGGGTAATCTGA
- the LOC132166875 gene encoding ras-related protein Rab7: MPSRRRTLLKVIILGDSGVGKTSLMNQYVNRKFSNQYKATIGADFLTKEVQFEDRLFTLQIWDTAGQERFQSLGVAFYRGADCCVLVYDVNSMKSFDNLNNWREEFLIQASPSDPENFPFVVLGNKVDIDGGNSRVVSEKKARAWCASKGNIPYFETSAKEGINVEEAFQCIAKNALKSGEEEEIYLPDTIDVASSSQQRSTGCEC, translated from the exons ATGCCTTCCCGCAGAAGAACCCTCTTGAAGGTCATCATCCTTGGCGACAGCGG GGTGGGGAAGACCTCCTTGATGAATCA ATATGTAAATAGGAAGTTTAGCAATCAATACAAGGCGACAATTGGAGCCGACTTTTTGACGAAAGAAGTGCAGTTCGAAGATAGGCTATTCACCTTACAG aTCTGGGATACAGCTGGCCAGGAAAGATTCCAAAGCCTAGGTGTTGCTTTCTACCGGGGGGCTGATTGCTGTGTTCTTGTATATGATGTTAATTCCATGAAATCATTTGACAACCTTAACAACTGGAGAGAAGAATTCCTTATTCAG GCAAGTCCTTCAGATCCAGAAAATTTCCCATTTGTTGTTCTAGGAAACAAGGTTGATATAGATGGTGGAAATAGTAGAGTG GTTTCGGAGAAAAAGGCTCGAGCTTGGTGTGCATCAAAAGGAAATATTCCATACTTCGAGACCTCTGCCAAGGAGGGTATTAATGTGGAAGAAGCCTTCCAGTGCATAGCTAAGAATGCCCTGAAGAGTggtgaagaggaagaaat ATACTTGCCGGACACCATTGATGTTGCAAGCAGCAGTCAGCAGCGATCAACTGGTTGCGAATGCTAA
- the LOC132167425 gene encoding putative proline-rich receptor-like protein kinase PERK6 has protein sequence MLNIPPPPGGRLPPAVNVSSDHSSNFSGPHSTPLPPPHPSQLALGFSKSTFSYDDLEAATGGFSQANLLGQGGFGYVHKGVLPNGKEIAVKSLKSGSGQGEREFQAEVEIISRVHHRHLVSLVGYCIAGGIRMLVYEFLPNKTLEYHLHGKGRPTMNWATRLKIALGSAKGLAYLHEDCHPRIIHRDIKGANILLDDSFETKVADFGLAKLNQDNFTHVSTRVMGTFGYLAPEYASSGKLTEKSDVFSYGVMLLELITGRRPVDLSGESEDSLVDWVWTLAFPTSQINKLFFFFLLLNFHFSYPCNCDGMEWKIHIKQARPLCARAMDDGNFSELADPRLENNYPPHEMALMVACAAASVRHSARRRPKMSQIVRALEGDVSLEDLKEGVKAGQSLNMSSSASSEYDAATYSANMKKFRKMALEGNTCGSSDYEATSEYGLNPSSSSSSDHSQEIMGRKASSSNKHGQ, from the exons ATGCTCAACATACCTCCTCCTCCTGGCGGGAGACTGCCGCCGGCCGTGAACGTTAGCAGTGACCATAGCTCGAACTTCTCTGGCCCTCACAGTACCCCATTGCCACCCCCACACCCTTCCCAGCTGGCTCTTGGGTTCAGCAAGAGCACCTTCAGCTATGATGACCTAGAGGCTGCAACCGGGGGGTTCTCTCAGGCTAACCTGTTGGGTCAGGGAGGGTTCGGGTACGTGCATAAAGGGGTGTTGCCAAACGGCAAGGAAATTGCGGTGAAGAGTCTCAAATCCGGTAGCGGGCAAGGAGAGCGCGAGTTCCAGGCAGAGGTCGAAATTATTAGCCGTGTCCATCATCGCCACCTTGTGTCACTTGTTGGGTATTGCATTGCAGGAGGCATAAGGATGTTGGTTTACGAATTTCTTCCCAATAAAACCCTTGAATACCACCTTCATG GAAAGGGTCGCCCAACCATGAACTGGGCTACCAGGCTCAAAATCGCATTGGGATCAGCCAAAGGGCTTGCTTACCTGCACGAAGatt GTCACCCTCGCATCATTCACCGGGACATTAAAGGTGCCAATATTCTACTTGACGACAGTTTTGAAACCAAG GTGGCGGATTTTGGGTTGGCAAAGCTAAATCAGGACAACTTCACTCACGTTTCTACTCGGGTCATGGGAACATTTGG ATACTTGGCTCCTGAATATGCATCAAGCGGCAAGCTAACTGAGAAATCTGATGTTTTCTCGTATGGTGTAATGCTTTTGGAACTGATAACGGGAAGGCGGCCTGTGGATCTCAGCGGCGAATCGGAGGACAGCTTGGTTGACTGGGTTTGGACGCTAGCTTTCCCCACTTCACAAATtaacaagcttttttttttttttttgttgctaaaTTTTCACTTCTCTTATCCATGTAATTGTGATGGAATGGAATGGAAAATCCATATCAAACAGGCTAGACCTCTTTGTGCGCGCGCAATGGACGACGGGAACTTTAGTGAGCTGGCCGATCCACGTTTGGAGAACAATTATCCCCCACATGAGATGGCACTCATGGTGGCATGTGCTGCTGCAAGCGTTAGGCATTCTGCAAGAAGGCGACCTAAAATGAGCCAG ATTGTACGTGCCTTGGAAGGTGATGTGTCACTAGAAGACTTGAAGGAGGGGGTAAAAGCAGGGCAAAGTTTGAACATGAGCTCTAGTGCTAGTTCTGAGTATGATGCGGCCACCTACAGCGCCAACATGAAGAAGTTTAGAAAGATGGCACTCGAAGGCAATACATGCGGAAGCAGCGACTATGAGGCCACGAGCGAGTATGGGCTCAACCCTTCCTCCTCAAGCAGCAGTGACCACTCGCAGGAGATCATGGGCAGGAAAGCCAGCAGCAGCAATAAGCATGGCCAGTGA
- the LOC132179032 gene encoding coatomer subunit gamma: MAQPLVKKDDDRDDEAEYSPFLGIEKGAVLQEARVFNDPQLDPRRCSQVITKLLYLLNQGETFTKVEATEVFFAVTKLFQSRDIGLRRMVYLMIKELSPSADEVIIVTSSLMKDMNSKTDMYRANAIRVLCRITDGTLLTQIERYLKQAIVDKNPVVASAALVSGIHLLQTNPEIVKRWSNEVQEAVQSRAALVQFHALGLLHQIRQNDRLAVSKLVTSLTRGTVRSPLAQCLLIRYTSQVIRESATSTQTGDRPFYDFLEGCLRHKAEMVIFEAARAITELNGVTSRELTPAITVLQLFLSSSKPVLRFAAVRTLNKVAMTHPMAVTNCNIDMESLISDQNRSIATLAITTLLKTGNESSVERLMKQITNFMSDIADEFKIVVVEAIRSLCLKFPLKYRSLMNFLSNILREEGGFEYKKAIVDSIVILIRDIPDAKESGLLHLCEFIEDCEFTYLSTQILHFLGIEGPKTSDPSKYIRYIYNRVHLENATVRASAVSTLAKFGAMVDSLKPRIFVLLRRCLFDSDDEVRDRATLYLNTLGGDGSVVETDKDVKDFLFGSLDLPLVNFETSLKNYEPSEEPFDINSVPKEIKSQPLAEKKAPGKKPTGLGAPPTAPASTVDAYEKLLSAIPEFADFGKLFKSSAPVELTEAETEYSVNVVKHIFDGHVVFQYNCTNTIPEQLLEQVTVVVDASEAEEFSQVVTKPLRALPYDTPGQIFVAFEKPEGVPAVGKFSNMLRFTVKEVDTTTGEAEEDGVEDEYQLEDLEVVAADYMLRVGVSNFRNAWENMGADCERVDEYGLGPRESLTEAVNAVINLLGMQPCEGTEVVPSNSRSHTSLLSGVYIGNVRVLVRIAFGIDGPKEVAMKLAVRSEDEAVSDAIHEIVASG; the protein is encoded by the exons ATGGCTCAGCCACTAGTGAAGAAGGACGATGATCGTGACGACGAAG CGGAGTACTCTCCATTTCTGGGGATCGAGAAGGGTGCCGTTCTACAGGAAGCTAGAGTTTTCAATGACCCTCAACTAGATCCTAGGAGATGCTCTCAG GTTATTACAAAGCTTTTGTACCTACTGAATCAAGGGGAGACATTCACAAAG GTCGAAGCCACAGAAGTTTTCTTTGCTGTGACTAAACTTTTCCAGTCAAGAGATATAGGGTTGAGGAGAATGGTTTATCTGATGATAAAGGAGCTCTCTCCTTCTGCAGATGAG GTTATTATTGTGACAAGCTCCCTCATGAAGGACATGAATAGCAAGACGGACATGTATCGGGCAAATGCTATTCGTGTCCTTTGTCGGATAACGGATGGAACCCTTTTGACCCAAATTGAGCGATACTTGAAACAAGCAATTGTTGACAAGAATCCAGTTGTTGCAAGTGCAGCCTTAGTTAGTGGGATTCATTTGCTCCAG ACAAACCCAGAGATTGTGAAGAGGTGGAGTAATGAGGTTCAGGAAGCTGTTCAATCAAGGGCAGCCCTTGTACAGTTTCATGCACTGGGTTTACTTCATCAG ATAAGGCAGAATGATCGGCTAGCTGTAAGCAAGTTGGTTACCAGCTTGACAAGGGGAACGGTGCGCTCTCCTTTGGCCCAATGCCTCTTGATTCGTTACACCAGTCAG GTTATTCGTGAATCAGCCACCAGCACACAAACAGGAGACCGCCCTTTTTATGATTTTCTCGAGGGTTGTTTACGTCACAAGGCTGAAATGGTCATTTTTGAGGCTGCCAGAGCAATCACAGAGCTCAATGGTGTTACAAGTAGAGAATTGACTCCAGCAATTACTGTTCTTCAGCTCTTCTTAAGCTCATCCAAGCCAGTGTTGAGATTTGCTGCTGTCCGCACTTTGAACAAG GTGGCAATGACACATCCAATGGCTGTCACTAACTGCAATATTGATATGGAGAGTCTAATTTCTGATCAGAACAGAAGCATTGCCACACTTGCCATCACAACACTTTTGAAGACAGGAAATGAATCAAGTGTGGAGCGCCTGATGAAGCAGATAACAAATTTCATGTCTGATATTGCTGATGAGTTCAAAATTGTTGTAGTGGAAGCCATAAGATCGTTGTGTTTGAAGTTCCCATTGAAATACAGATCTCT gATGAACTTCCTAAGCAATATTCTTAGAGAAGAAGGTGGATTTGAGTACAAAAAAGCAATTGTAGATTCAATTGTGATCCTCATAAGAGATATCCCTGATGCAAAAGAGAGTGGGTTGCTTCATCTGTGCGAGTTCATTGAAGATTGTGAATTCACCTATCTTTCCACACAG attctCCACTTCCTGGGGATTGAAGGGCCAAAAACCTCAGATCCCAGCAAATATATACGGTACATTTACAATCGAGTGCATCTTGAGAATGCAACTGTTCGGGCCAGTGCTGTGAGCACATTGGCAAAGTTTGGCGCCATGGTTGATTCATTGAAG CCTCGCATATTCGTTCTGTTGAGACGATGTCTTTTTGACAGTGATGATGAG GTTCGTGATAGGGCGACACTTTATCTGAATACACTTGGAGGTGATGGTTCAGTTGTTGAAACTGACAAAGATGTGAAGGACTTCCTATTTGGATCACTGGATCTCCCACTTGTCAACTTTGAGACAAGTTTGAAGAATTAT GAGCCTTCAGAAGAACCTTTTGACATTAACTCTGTACCCAAGGAGATTAAGTCTCAGCCACTTGCAGAGAAGAAAGCCCCAGGTAAAAAGCCAACAGGGCTGGGTGCTCCACCAACTGCTCCAGCATCAACTGTTGATGCTTATGAAAAGTTGCTTTCTGCTATTCCTGAATTTGCAGACTTTGGGAAGCTTTTCAAG TCTTCAGCACCTGTGGAACTGACTGAAGCAGAAACAGAATACTCGGTGAATGTTGTTAAGCATATTTTTGATGGGCATGTTGTGTTCCAGTACAACTGCACCAATACAATTCCAGAACAATTACTAGAACAA GTCACTGTTGTCGTGGATGCTTCAGAAGCAGAGGAATTCTCTCAAGTAGTAACAAAGCCTCTCAGAGCTCTCCCTTATGACACACCTGGACAGATCTTTGTGGCATTTGAGAAACCAGAAGGAGTCCCAGCTGtgggaaaattttcaaacatgttGAGGTTCACTGTTAAAGAG GTTGATACAACCACTGGTGAGGCAGAGGAGGATGGTGTTGAAGATGAATACCAGTTAGAGGACCTGGAGGTTGTAGCAGCTGATTACATGTTGAGAGTGGGGGTCTCGAATTTCAGAAATGCATGGGAAAACATGGGCGCAGATTGCGAGCGAGTAGATGAATATGGCCTTGGCCCAAGGGAGAGCTTGACTGAAGCTGTAAATGCTGTGATCAACCTTCTTGGCATGCAGCCCTGTGAG GGCACAGAGGTTGTTCCAAGCAATTCGAGATCACACACTAGTCTATTATCTGGTGTATACATAGGCAATGTGAGGGTTCTTGTGCGCATAGCTTTTGGAATTGATGGTCCAAAGGAAGTTGCAATGAAACTGGCTGTCAGATCTGAGGACGAGGCTGTCAGTGATGCCATTCACGAGATTGTGGCAAGCGGCTAG
- the LOC132170787 gene encoding glycine-rich protein DOT1-like — translation MIGKFDEEVEPSSDDGETESDDDPFGGGGGDEGGGGGEVGESSLSSEGGGGGEGVLGEEGGRPGGGGEEFFCGGGGDNEGEFLGGCDEPGGGGGDAAGGFGVDGGGGGKGESLGGGDEAGGGGDDDGGGDVFGGGGDDGTGCADGGGVVGAGGEGDAGGEGRESEGGGDESDAI, via the exons ATGATAGGCAAGTTTGATGAAGAGGTGGAACCATCATCGGATGACGGCGAAACAGAATCAGATGACGACCCGTTTGGTG GCGGTGGTGGGGATGAAGGTGGTGGTGGCGGTGAAGTTGGTGAATCATCGTTGTCATCAGAAGGCGGGGGTGGAGGTGAAGGGGTTTTGGGAGAGGAAGGGGGGAGGCCAGGAGGGGGAGGAGAAGAGTTTTTCTGTGGAGGTGGAGGTGACAACGAAGGTGAGTTCTTAGGTGGTTGCGATGAGCCTGGTGGAGGTGGCGGAGACGCTGCTGGCGGCTTTGGTGTTGATGGTGGTGGCGGTGGCAAAGGTGAGTCCTTAGGTGGTGGCGATGAGGCCGGTGGAGGCGGTGATGATGACGGTGGCGGCGATGTTTTTGGCGGTGGAGGTGATGATGGTACTGGTTGTGCCGATGGAGGAGGAGTAGTTGGTGCTGGTGGTGAAGGTGATGCAGGTGGAGAAGGTAGAGAATCGGAAGGCGGTGGCGACGAATCAGACGCCATTTGA
- the LOC132170776 gene encoding putative HVA22-like protein g — protein sequence MMGSFLARALVLVFGYAYPAYECFKSLEKNKPEIEQLLFWCRYWIIVALLTVCERVGDAFVSWVPMYSEAKLAFFIYLWYPKTKGTTYVYNSFRPYVAKHEPEIDRILLELRVKAADIAVVYWQKALIYGQTKFFETLQYVSSQSAAQPQSNQELKDKEK from the exons ATGATGGGATCTTTTCTTGCAAGAGCCCTTGT GCTGGTTTTTGGTTATGCATATCCGGCATATGAGTGCTTCAAATCTTTGGAGAAGAATAAACCAGAGATTGAGCAACTTCTCTTTTGGTGCCGCTACTG GATTATTGTTGCTCTGCTTACAGTCTGTGAGAGAGTTGGAGATGCCTTTGTTTCATG GGTACCAATGTACAGCGAAGCAAAGTTGGCATTCTTTATATATCTCTGGTATCctaaaacaaag GGAACAACATATGTCTATAACTCCTTCAGGCCCTATGTGGCAAAACATGAACCGGAAATTGATCGTATCCTCTTGGAGTTGAGGGTGAAGGCTGCGGATATTGCAGTTGTTTATTGGCAAAAGGCTCTGATTTATGGGCAGACAAAGTTTTTCGAGACTTTGCAGTATGTTTCTTCTCAGTCAGCAGCACAGCCTCAATCTAACCAAGAACTCAAGGATAAGGAAAAATAG